From one Mesoplodon densirostris isolate mMesDen1 chromosome 19, mMesDen1 primary haplotype, whole genome shotgun sequence genomic stretch:
- the ZBTB45 gene encoding zinc finger and BTB domain-containing protein 45, with amino-acid sequence MAAAEAVHHIHLQNFSRSLLETLNGQRLGGHFCDVTVRIREASLRAHRCVLAAGSPFFQDKLLLGHSEIRVPPVVPAQTVRQLVEFLYSGSLVVAQGEALQVLTAASVLRIQTVIDECTQIIARARAPAPGTPAPAPLPTPVPPPLAPAQLRHRLRHLLAARPPGHPGAAHTRKQRQPARLQLPAPPAPAKAEGSDADPALTAAPDDGGDDDDDETDEETDGEDGEGGGPGEGQAPPSFPDCAAGFLPAAADGAREEPPAPAGLSDYGGAGRDFLRGTSAAEDVFPDSYVSAWQDGDQTAPEGCPAETPAPPDCVLSGPRPPGVKTPGPPVALFPFHLGAPGPPAQPPPASSGPAPAPPPAFYPALQPDAAPSAPLGEAPAPPAAPSAAPSTTPARAPGAEPPAYECSHCHKTFSSRKNYTKHMFIHSGEKPHQCAVCWRSFSLRDYLLKHMVTHTGVRAFQCAVCAKRFTQKSSLNVHMRTHRPERAPCPACGKVFSHRALLERHLAAHPAP; translated from the exons ATGGCGGCGGCGGAGGCGGTGCACCACATCCACCTGCAGAACTTCTCGCGATCCCTGCTTGAGACCCTCAACGGGCAGCGGCTGGGCGGGCACTTCTGTGACGTGACTGTGCGCATCCGCGAGGCCTCACTGCGTGCACACCGCTGCGTGCTGGCCGCCGGCTCGCCCTTCTTCCAGGACAAATTGCTGCTCGGCCACTCTGAGATCCGCGTGCCGCCTGTGGTGCCCGCGCAGACGGTGCGCCAGCTCGTCGAGTTCCTCTACAGCGGCTCGCTCGTGGTGGCGCAGGGTGAAGCGCTGCAGGTGCTCACGGCCGCGTCGGTGCTGCGCATCCAGACGGTCATAGACGAATGCACGCAAATCATAGCCCGCGCCCGCGCCCCTGCCCCGGGCACCCCCGCGCCCGCGCCCCTGCCCACGCCCGTGCCCCCGCCGCTCGCGCCCGCGCAGCTGCGCCACCGCCTGCGCCACTTGCTGGCCGCGCGACCCCCGGGCCACCCCGGTGCCGCGCACACACGCAAGCAGCGCCAGCCCGCGCGCCTGCAGCTGCCCGCGCCCCCCGCGCCTGCCAAGGCGGAGGGATCGGATGCCGACCCTGCCCTGACCGCTGCCCCAGACGACGGCGGGGACGACGACGACGACGAGACCGATGAGGAGACCGACGGCGAGGATGGCGAAGGCGGCGGCCCGGGTGAGGGCCAGGCGCCCCCTTCTTTCCCCGACTGCGCCGCCGGCTTCCTACCCGCGGCCGCGGACGGCGCGCGCGAGGAGCCGCCTGCACCCGCCGGCCTCTCCGATTACGGCGGCGCCGGGAGGGACTTCCTCCGGGGGACTTCGGCTGCCGAGGACGTGTTCCCCGACAGCTACGTCTCCGCTTGGCAAGACGGAGATCAAACCGCCCCTGAAGGCTGTCCCGCCGAGACCCCTGCCCCGCCCGACTGTGTCCTATCTGGACCCCGCCCACCTGGCGTGAAGACCCCCGGGCCGCCCGTCGCGCTTTTCCCCTTTCATCTGGGCGCTCCCGGGCCGCCAGCGCAACCCCCTCCCGCGTCCTCGGGGCCGGCCCCTGCGCCCCCACCCGCCTTCTACCCAGCGCTCCAGCCGGACGCAGCTCCCAGCGCGCCTCTAGGGGAGGCCCCGGCCCCACCGGCCGCTCCCAGCGCAGCCCCCTCGACCACCCCTGCGCGCGCCCCGGGTGCCGAGCCGCCCGCCTATGAGTGCAGTCACTGCCACAAGACGTTCAGCTCCCGGAAGAACTACACCAAGCACATGTTCATCCACTCGG GGGAGAAGCCCCACCAGTGCGCCGTGTGCTGGCGATCCTTCTCGCTGCGCGACTACCTGCTCAAGCACATGGTCACGCACACGGGCGTGCGCGCCTTCCAGTGCGCCGTCTGCGCCAAGCGCTTCACGCAGAAGAGCTCGCTCAACGTGCACATGCGCACCCACCGGCCGGAGCGCGCGCCGTGCCCCGCCTGCGGCAAGGTCTTCTCGCACCGCGCGCTGCTGGAGCGCCACCTGGCCGCGCACCCTGCGCCCTGA